The Myxocyprinus asiaticus isolate MX2 ecotype Aquarium Trade chromosome 26, UBuf_Myxa_2, whole genome shotgun sequence genome has a window encoding:
- the LOC127417190 gene encoding secretory carrier-associated membrane protein 5-like has product MADNNFPPLPGFIPLKPCFYQDFEEIPDQHRTMCKRLYYLWILYGITLMVNFFGCMAWMFGGGGVTNFGMSIIWVILFTPCSYVCWFRPIYNAFKTDSSFYFMAFFFVFMAQLFITIIQAIGIPGWGVCGWLGTISFFGTSIFASIIMLIPTIMFTAVAAISFIALTKVHNFYRGSGGSMSKAQDEWVSGAWKNPHVQQAAQQAALGAAAGAMQGQQVPQYSTPTYDNTM; this is encoded by the exons ATGGCTG ACAACAACTTTCCTCCTCTGCCTGGCTTTATTCCACTGAAGCCATGCTTCTACCAAGACTTTGAGGAGATACCTGACCAGCACCGCACCATGTGCAAGAGGCTCTACTACTTGTGGATCT tgtatgGCATCACCCTGATGGTGAATTTCTTCGGCTGTATGGCATGGATGTTTGGTGGTGGAGGAGTGACTAACTTTGGCATGTCGATCATATGGGTTATTCTCTTCACCCCATGTTCCTATGTGTGCTGGTTTCGACCCATTTACAATGCCTTCAA GACTGACAGCTCCTTCTATTTCATGGCATTCTTCTTTGTCTTCATGGCACAGCTTTTTATTACCATAATTCAGGCCATTGGTATCCCAGGATGGGGTGTTTG CGGCTGGTTAGGCACCATCTCCTTCTTTGGCACAAGCATCTTTGCCTCCATCATTATGCTAATCCCCACGATCATGTTCACTGCAGTCGCTGCCATTTCATTTATCGCCCTCACTAAG GTTCATAACTTCTACCGAGGCAGTGGGGGCAGTATGAGTAAAGCCCAGGATGAGTGGGTGTCTGGTGCCTGGAAAAACCCTCACGTTCAGCAGGCAGCTCAACAGGCAGCTCTGGGTGCCGCTGCAGGGGCAATGCAGGGTCAGCAGGTACCGCAGTACTCAACACCCACCTATGacaacactatgtaa